The following proteins are co-located in the Streptosporangium brasiliense genome:
- a CDS encoding PucR family transcriptional regulator has protein sequence MLPTIADVLALDTVRRGNPRVVAGADRLDTRVRWVHVGEVTDIAHLLRGGELVLTTGVALPDAPERLVQYVAELAAVGASGLIVELGRKFVRELPRGVVSAAEEHGLPLITLARETPFVQITESVHARIIDIQLEELRASEQLHEVFTELSVEGASPAEVLSQVARLSGRPVLLENLAHQVLACETAGRDTGTLLASWETRSRAVAPEERTAYDSASGWLVTMVGARGQDWGRLILLCDGEPGPRDIVLAERAATTLALGRLLERHQESLERQAHGTIITGILTHAYADPDEAAARARAVGVPLTGRKLISVVLRLTEPPESALDGQEQLARLGELADAAAAACRDARLPALVGALNQNRVGVLLPLPPRTFPEPALTTLADRLRMAFTTPFVLAAGSVVESLRDVRRSFLEAEQVADVAVRQPDGRAFYRLPDLRLRGLLHLLRDDARLQTFAERELSPLLAHDAQRGGDLTRILRVYLDSGRNKAVAAQKAHLSRPAFYDRLRRLERILDTDLDDVESCLSLHVALLALESFRRDNPRT, from the coding sequence GTGCTCCCTACCATCGCCGACGTCCTCGCCCTGGACACCGTCCGCCGAGGCAACCCCCGGGTCGTCGCGGGAGCCGACCGGCTGGACACCCGGGTGCGCTGGGTCCATGTCGGTGAGGTCACCGACATCGCCCACCTGCTGCGCGGCGGAGAGCTGGTGCTCACCACCGGCGTCGCGCTCCCCGACGCCCCTGAGAGACTGGTCCAGTACGTCGCGGAGCTGGCCGCCGTGGGCGCCTCCGGGCTGATCGTGGAACTGGGCCGCAAGTTCGTCAGGGAACTGCCCCGGGGCGTGGTCAGCGCCGCCGAGGAGCACGGCCTGCCGTTGATCACGCTGGCCCGCGAGACCCCGTTCGTGCAGATCACCGAGTCGGTCCACGCCAGGATCATCGACATCCAGCTGGAGGAGCTGCGCGCCTCCGAACAGCTCCACGAGGTCTTCACCGAGCTGTCGGTCGAGGGCGCCTCCCCCGCCGAGGTGCTCAGCCAGGTCGCGCGGCTGTCCGGACGGCCGGTCCTGCTGGAGAACCTCGCCCACCAGGTCCTCGCCTGCGAGACGGCCGGGCGTGACACCGGGACGCTGCTGGCGAGCTGGGAGACGCGGTCCCGGGCGGTGGCGCCGGAGGAGCGGACCGCCTACGACTCGGCCTCCGGCTGGCTGGTCACCATGGTCGGCGCCCGAGGGCAGGACTGGGGCCGGTTGATCCTGCTCTGCGACGGTGAGCCCGGCCCGCGCGACATCGTGCTCGCCGAACGCGCCGCGACCACCCTCGCGCTCGGCCGCCTGCTGGAGCGCCACCAGGAGTCACTGGAGCGCCAGGCCCACGGCACGATCATCACCGGCATCCTCACCCACGCCTACGCCGATCCCGACGAGGCCGCGGCCCGCGCCCGGGCGGTCGGCGTCCCGCTGACCGGCCGCAAGCTGATCAGTGTGGTGCTCCGCCTGACCGAGCCCCCGGAGAGCGCGCTGGACGGCCAGGAGCAGCTGGCCCGGCTCGGCGAGCTGGCCGACGCCGCCGCGGCCGCCTGCCGCGACGCCCGACTCCCCGCCCTGGTCGGCGCCCTGAACCAGAACCGCGTCGGCGTCCTGCTCCCGCTGCCTCCGCGCACCTTCCCCGAGCCCGCGCTGACCACGCTCGCCGACCGCCTGCGCATGGCCTTCACCACCCCGTTCGTCCTCGCCGCCGGCTCGGTGGTCGAATCCCTCCGTGACGTACGGCGGAGCTTCCTCGAGGCGGAGCAGGTCGCGGACGTGGCCGTCCGGCAGCCCGACGGCCGGGCCTTCTACCGCCTCCCCGACCTGCGCCTGCGCGGCCTGCTGCACTTGCTCAGAGACGACGCCCGCCTGCAGACCTTCGCCGAGCGCGAGCTCAGCCCCCTGCTGGCCCACGACGCCCAGCGCGGCGGTGACCTGACCAGGATCCTCCGGGTCTATCTCGACTCCGGCCGCAACAAGGCCGTCGCCGCCCAGAAGGCCCACCTGTCCCGGCCCGCCTTCTACGACCGGCTCCGTAGGCTGGAACGGATCCTCGACACCGACCTGGACGATGTCGAGTCCTGTCTCTCCCTTCACGTCGCGCTGCTGGCGCTGGAATCGTTCCGGAGAGACAACCCCCGCACCTGA
- a CDS encoding phosphodiester glycosidase family protein, giving the protein MSRRIIVGLSAIALTITAIPAQADRAGQTFPSSAFPLGQNGIPVKSQRSIAPGVDLFSVMYGTSTQGWTVTVLMPNGHDDGRLTTAQTKAEEVAAAGFTPTLEKIVQPAAADAPAVERYLVRVGLWTFKQRAKADKVVKELKEAGIRAKTDYLGDDGLETTGPWDMRVLMVDPKTFKGSFRTSVGTSVAKRETTSSMSKLTKAIAGVNGGFFNIHTPKALQGDPMGVSVVGGKLLSEAVPGRSGLVINGRKARITELQTAITAIPADGAKTEVKGVNRAAGADELVLYTEEFGTKTAADGGAEIVVDAQGRIVNAREAGGAVPRGAYVLHGTGIMADWLREHALETSIMKLDTRVIDLRTQRAVPLTPETYIMGGGVGLLRNGRVRITAQADGHASVVMMLRRHPRTLVGVTKSGGLILATVDGRNPGVTVGASMVEAAQLMRWLGAKQAMNLDGGGSTAMVVNHKVINRPSDGSERTVGDGLFITP; this is encoded by the coding sequence ATGTCGCGACGTATCATCGTCGGGCTTTCAGCCATAGCACTTACCATCACGGCGATTCCCGCCCAGGCCGACCGGGCGGGTCAGACCTTCCCCTCCTCGGCTTTCCCGCTCGGCCAGAACGGGATCCCGGTCAAGAGCCAGCGCAGCATCGCGCCGGGGGTCGACCTCTTCAGCGTGATGTACGGCACGTCCACCCAGGGATGGACCGTGACGGTGTTGATGCCCAACGGGCACGACGACGGCAGGCTGACCACCGCCCAGACGAAGGCCGAGGAGGTCGCCGCCGCGGGCTTCACGCCCACTCTGGAGAAGATCGTGCAGCCCGCCGCCGCGGACGCTCCGGCCGTGGAGCGCTATCTGGTCCGCGTCGGCCTGTGGACGTTCAAGCAGCGCGCCAAGGCCGACAAGGTGGTGAAGGAACTCAAGGAGGCCGGCATCCGGGCCAAGACCGACTATCTCGGCGACGACGGCCTGGAGACCACCGGCCCCTGGGACATGCGCGTGCTGATGGTGGATCCGAAGACCTTCAAGGGATCCTTCAGGACCAGCGTCGGCACCAGCGTCGCCAAGCGTGAGACCACCAGCTCCATGTCCAAGCTCACCAAGGCCATCGCCGGGGTCAACGGCGGCTTCTTCAACATCCACACGCCCAAGGCGCTCCAGGGCGACCCGATGGGCGTCTCGGTGGTGGGCGGCAAGCTGCTCAGCGAGGCGGTGCCCGGCCGCAGCGGCCTGGTCATCAACGGGCGCAAGGCCCGGATCACCGAGCTGCAGACGGCGATCACCGCGATCCCCGCCGACGGAGCGAAGACCGAGGTCAAGGGGGTCAACCGGGCCGCCGGAGCGGACGAGCTCGTCCTCTACACCGAGGAGTTCGGCACCAAGACGGCGGCCGACGGCGGCGCCGAGATCGTGGTCGACGCCCAAGGGCGGATCGTCAACGCCCGGGAGGCCGGCGGCGCCGTCCCGCGCGGCGCCTACGTGCTCCACGGCACCGGCATCATGGCCGACTGGCTCCGGGAGCACGCCCTGGAGACCTCCATCATGAAGCTGGACACCAGAGTCATCGACCTGCGGACGCAGCGGGCCGTCCCCCTCACCCCCGAGACATACATCATGGGCGGGGGCGTCGGGCTCCTCAGGAACGGCCGGGTACGGATCACCGCCCAGGCCGACGGGCACGCGTCGGTCGTGATGATGCTCCGCCGCCACCCGCGCACACTGGTCGGCGTCACCAAGTCCGGCGGCCTGATCCTGGCGACCGTGGACGGCCGCAACCCGGGCGTCACCGTGGGCGCCTCGATGGTGGAGGCGGCTCAGCTGATGCGCTGGCTGGGCGCCAAGCAGGCGATGAACCTCGACGGTGGCGGCTCGACCGCGATGGTGGTCAACCACAAGGTCATCAACCGGCCCTCCGACGGCAGCGAGCGGACCGTCGGCGACGGCCTGTTCATCACACCCTGA
- a CDS encoding DMT family transporter, whose amino-acid sequence MRHGVVATLVSAAGFGFMPVFAFYAYDTGMSVTTLLMLRFAIAAAVFLGWLGLRGRLGRLTGRQWMTLALLGGGMYATQSLLYFTAVQRIAPALAVLLLYVYPGLVSVLSAVVERTRLSWTVVGPILVSLAGLTLVVGPLDAGLDVLGVLAAVGSAVAYACYIVLGSKVSASLSPTVTTAYLAMFATGSFALLGLATGGLDLGFAPAGWGWAAAVAIVSTVLAIALFFVGATALGPVRASILSMLEPVVAVLATWLLLGGALSWPQLAGGAVVLAGAVWGILANSARGDASAEEETTAVPASSKRTAA is encoded by the coding sequence ATGCGGCACGGTGTCGTGGCGACGCTGGTCTCGGCGGCGGGTTTCGGGTTCATGCCCGTCTTCGCGTTCTACGCCTACGACACGGGAATGTCGGTGACGACACTTCTCATGCTGCGGTTCGCGATCGCGGCGGCGGTGTTCCTCGGCTGGCTGGGGCTGCGCGGCAGGCTCGGGCGGCTGACGGGGCGGCAGTGGATGACCCTGGCACTGCTGGGCGGCGGCATGTACGCCACGCAGTCGCTGCTGTACTTCACGGCGGTCCAGCGCATCGCGCCGGCGCTCGCCGTGCTGCTGCTGTACGTGTATCCGGGGCTCGTCTCGGTCCTGTCGGCGGTGGTGGAACGCACCAGGCTGAGCTGGACCGTCGTCGGGCCGATCCTGGTGTCACTGGCCGGGCTGACACTGGTGGTGGGCCCGCTCGACGCCGGCCTCGACGTTCTCGGCGTGCTCGCTGCGGTCGGGTCCGCCGTGGCCTACGCCTGCTACATCGTCCTGGGCAGCAAGGTCTCCGCCTCGCTGTCCCCCACGGTCACCACGGCCTATCTGGCGATGTTCGCCACGGGTTCGTTCGCGCTGCTGGGGCTGGCGACCGGCGGGCTGGATCTCGGCTTCGCGCCGGCCGGCTGGGGCTGGGCGGCGGCCGTGGCGATCGTGTCGACCGTGCTCGCGATCGCGCTGTTCTTCGTCGGGGCCACGGCGCTCGGCCCGGTCCGCGCGTCGATCCTCAGCATGCTGGAGCCCGTCGTGGCGGTGCTCGCCACGTGGCTGCTGCTGGGCGGGGCCCTGTCGTGGCCGCAGCTCGCCGGTGGGGCGGTCGTGCTGGCCGGCGCGGTCTGGGGCATCCTGGCGAACTCGGCCCGTGGTGACGCCTCGGCGGAGGAGGAGACCACGGCCGTGCCGGCGTCCTCGAAGAGAACGGCCGCGTAG
- a CDS encoding EamA family transporter has product MSRPGFKGLIFAAVSAVCFGFSGPLAKSLIDAGLSPLQAVWTRLAGAALVLLVATALVRPSALAVPRHRLRFVAAYSLVGFAAVQAFYYGTIARLPVGVAVLLEYASPVLVLAWVRLARRTRLPRAAAVGAVLAVGGLACVVEVWRGVHLDGLGLVLGLGTAVCAAVYFLLSQEAGDDVHPLGALTWGLTGAAAVLTPPAAPWHLPWDLATADLVLGGWRLPAPAAVGWLVVVGTVIAYATGIAAVRALTAAVAATVASLEVLASILIAWVLLGEALGAPQLLGGALVLAGALLAQRTVAGRRAATVQDPVPGRREPVPGRRVALGRRAGVRARDGGQGPDGGGRRRTAAGSARIPPPGGRTPRSELPRISGLSRIGAGQVLVLGH; this is encoded by the coding sequence ATGTCCCGTCCCGGTTTCAAGGGTTTGATCTTCGCGGCCGTCTCGGCGGTCTGTTTCGGCTTCTCCGGCCCGCTGGCCAAGTCGCTCATCGACGCGGGGCTGTCGCCGCTGCAGGCGGTGTGGACAAGGCTCGCCGGGGCGGCGCTCGTGCTGCTCGTCGCGACCGCCCTGGTCCGGCCGTCCGCCCTCGCCGTCCCCCGGCACCGGCTGCGCTTCGTCGCCGCCTACAGCCTGGTCGGCTTCGCCGCGGTGCAGGCCTTCTACTACGGCACGATCGCCCGTCTGCCGGTGGGGGTCGCGGTGCTGTTGGAGTACGCCTCGCCGGTCCTGGTCCTGGCCTGGGTACGGCTGGCACGCCGGACCCGGCTGCCGCGTGCCGCCGCGGTCGGCGCCGTCCTGGCGGTCGGCGGGCTCGCCTGCGTCGTCGAGGTGTGGCGGGGTGTCCACCTCGACGGGCTCGGCCTCGTGCTGGGCCTGGGGACGGCGGTCTGCGCCGCGGTGTACTTCCTGCTCAGCCAGGAGGCGGGAGACGACGTCCACCCGCTCGGCGCGCTCACGTGGGGGCTGACCGGCGCGGCCGCCGTGCTCACGCCGCCGGCCGCGCCGTGGCACCTGCCCTGGGACCTGGCCACCGCCGACCTCGTACTGGGCGGCTGGAGACTGCCGGCCCCCGCGGCGGTCGGCTGGCTGGTCGTCGTCGGCACCGTGATCGCCTACGCCACCGGCATCGCGGCGGTGCGGGCCCTGACCGCCGCCGTCGCGGCCACGGTCGCCTCGCTGGAGGTGCTCGCCAGCATCCTCATCGCCTGGGTCCTGCTCGGCGAGGCGCTCGGCGCCCCCCAACTGCTCGGCGGCGCCCTGGTGCTGGCGGGTGCGCTCCTGGCGCAGCGGACGGTGGCCGGGCGGCGGGCGGCCACCGTCCAGGACCCGGTGCCCGGCCGGCGGGAGCCCGTGCCCGGCCGGCGGGTGGCGCTCGGCCGGCGGGCGGGGGTCAGGGCCCGGGACGGGGGCCAGGGCCCTGACGGCGGCGGACGGCGGCGGACGGCGGCCGGCTCCGCGCGGATCCCACCGCCCGGCGGCCGTACGCCCCGCTCCGAGCTTCCGCGCATCTCTGGGCTTTCACGCATCGGCGCAGGTCAAGTCCTGGTCCTGGGGCATTAA
- a CDS encoding HAMP domain-containing protein codes for MVEASGSAARGSAPGVEELDLRQLLAGLTAVRDGDFGTRLPDDGDGLLKEIATVFNGMVDQLSLFTSEVTRVAREVGTEGQLGGQADVPGVSGTWKDLTDSVNAMAGNLTDQVRDIAQVATAVATGDLSQKITVDVRGEILELKNTLNTMVDQLSSFADEVTRVAREVGTDGRLGGQAEVTGVAGTWRDLTDSVNFMAGNLTDQVRSIAQVTTAVAKGDLSQKITVDARGEILELKNTINTMVDQLSSFADEVTRVAREVGTDGRLGGQADVKGVSGTWRDLTDSVNYMAGNLTDQVRNISQVATAVARGDLSQKITVSARGEILELKNTLNTMVDQLSSFADEVTRVAREVGTDGRLGGQADVKGVSGTWKALTESVNVMADNLTAQVRSIAQVTTAVAKGDLSQKIRVDARGEIMELKETINTMVDQLSAFADEVTRVAREVGTEGNLGGQATVRGVSGTWKDLTDNVNSMADNLTSQVRSIAQVTTAVARGDLSQKITVEAKGEVAALAQTINTMVDTLSAFADEVTRVAREVGTEGELGGQARVPNVAGTWKDLTDNVNSMAGNLTNQVRNIAQVTTAVAQGDLTKKIDVDARGEILELKTTINTMVDQLSSFAAEVTRVAREVGSEGRLGGQAEVEGVSGTWKRLTENVNELAGNLTRQVRAIAEVTSAVTSGDLTRSITVDASGEVAELKDNINSMVKSLRETTLANQEQDWLKSNLAHISGLMQGHRDLAVVAELVMNELAPLVSAQCGTFLLAEETPDGAELRVVGGYGHRETGRRYAFGDSLVGQAALVKRPILVEDIAAGYLTISSSLGAAGPVNLIVLPIIVEDQVLGVIELASLNRFTQVHRAFLEQLVGTIGVNVNTIVANARTDSLLAESQRLATELQVGQEELQRSNAELEEKAELLARQNRDIETKNSEIEQARQELEERAKQLALASKYKSEFLANMSHELRTPLNSLLILAQLLAQNPARNLTAKQVEYANVIHSAGTDLLQLINDILDLSKIEAGKMNISLESLPLRQLLDYVEATFRPLTTEKGLRFDVSVAPEVPEELLVDEQRLRQVLRNLLSNAVKFTETGSVRLRIERTDKVDLPGAPGQEVLAFHVVDTGIGIAKENLSQIFDAFQQADGTTSRKYGGTGLGLSISREIAALFNGELQAVSALGEGSTFSLFLPIADVAPAGAGPAVRQATGLALQPVGAAPERFGGDGRRLLVVESRLNGLLSQLAESVVADLTGTHGPVWVSTANDPATALEILNRGGHQCVVLDLGMGQDGAAEFLRGLDEDPALRGLPVLAHHSRTLTRPQENLLKGRSNTQPLELLPSLDELRERITLHLSAQEPGHVLPLVQPSPDERPRALEEADTMLMNRKVLVIDDDVRNVFALTNILELHGMQVLYAENGRKGIETLSRNEDVDLVLMDIMMPEMDGYAATAAIRKMPRFAHLPIIAVTAKAMQGDRDKTLAAGASDYVTKPVDAQELLSRIQQWMGL; via the coding sequence ATGGTTGAGGCTTCTGGCTCGGCGGCGCGCGGCTCCGCGCCGGGCGTCGAGGAGCTGGATCTCCGTCAGCTTCTGGCCGGGCTCACGGCCGTGCGTGACGGCGACTTCGGCACTCGCCTGCCCGACGACGGCGACGGGCTGCTCAAAGAGATCGCCACCGTGTTCAACGGCATGGTGGACCAGCTCTCCCTGTTCACCTCCGAGGTGACGAGGGTGGCCCGTGAGGTGGGCACCGAGGGACAGCTGGGCGGCCAGGCCGACGTGCCCGGCGTCTCCGGCACGTGGAAGGACCTGACCGACTCGGTCAACGCCATGGCGGGCAACCTCACCGACCAGGTCCGCGACATCGCCCAGGTCGCGACCGCGGTGGCGACCGGCGACCTGTCACAGAAGATCACCGTGGACGTCCGGGGCGAGATCCTGGAGCTGAAGAACACCCTCAACACGATGGTCGACCAGCTGTCGTCCTTCGCCGACGAGGTGACGAGGGTGGCCCGTGAGGTGGGCACCGACGGCCGGCTCGGCGGCCAGGCCGAGGTGACCGGCGTCGCCGGCACCTGGCGCGACCTGACCGACTCGGTGAACTTCATGGCGGGCAACCTCACCGACCAGGTCCGCAGCATCGCTCAGGTCACCACGGCGGTGGCCAAGGGCGACCTGTCACAGAAGATCACCGTGGACGCCCGGGGCGAGATCCTGGAGCTGAAGAACACCATCAACACCATGGTCGACCAGCTGTCGTCCTTCGCCGACGAGGTGACGAGGGTGGCCCGCGAGGTCGGCACCGACGGCCGGCTCGGCGGCCAGGCCGACGTCAAGGGCGTCTCCGGCACCTGGCGCGACCTGACCGACTCGGTGAACTACATGGCGGGCAACCTCACCGACCAGGTGCGGAACATCTCGCAGGTGGCCACGGCCGTCGCCCGCGGCGACCTGTCACAGAAGATCACCGTCTCGGCCCGGGGCGAGATCCTGGAGCTGAAGAACACTCTCAACACGATGGTCGACCAGCTGTCGTCCTTCGCCGACGAGGTGACGAGGGTGGCCCGTGAGGTGGGCACCGACGGCCGGCTCGGCGGCCAGGCCGACGTCAAGGGCGTCTCCGGCACCTGGAAGGCGCTCACCGAGTCGGTGAACGTGATGGCTGACAACCTCACCGCCCAGGTGCGCAGCATCGCCCAGGTCACCACGGCGGTGGCCAAGGGCGACCTGTCGCAGAAGATCAGGGTGGACGCGCGCGGGGAGATCATGGAGCTGAAGGAGACCATCAACACGATGGTCGACCAGCTCTCGGCCTTCGCCGACGAGGTGACGAGGGTGGCCCGCGAGGTCGGCACCGAGGGCAACCTTGGCGGCCAGGCCACCGTCCGGGGGGTGTCCGGCACCTGGAAGGACCTCACCGACAACGTCAACTCGATGGCCGACAACCTCACCAGCCAGGTGCGCTCCATCGCACAGGTCACCACGGCCGTCGCCCGCGGCGACCTGTCGCAGAAGATCACGGTTGAGGCCAAGGGCGAGGTCGCCGCGCTCGCGCAGACCATCAACACCATGGTCGACACGTTGAGCGCGTTCGCCGACGAGGTCACCCGGGTGGCCCGCGAGGTCGGCACCGAGGGCGAGCTGGGCGGTCAGGCCCGCGTGCCCAACGTGGCCGGCACGTGGAAGGACCTCACCGACAACGTCAACTCGATGGCCGGCAACCTCACCAACCAGGTCCGCAACATCGCCCAGGTCACCACGGCGGTCGCCCAGGGCGACCTGACCAAGAAGATCGACGTGGACGCCCGGGGCGAGATCCTGGAGCTGAAGACCACGATCAACACGATGGTCGACCAGCTGTCGTCCTTCGCCGCCGAGGTCACCCGCGTGGCCCGCGAGGTGGGCAGCGAGGGGCGCCTCGGCGGGCAGGCCGAGGTCGAGGGCGTCTCCGGCACCTGGAAGCGGCTGACCGAGAACGTCAACGAGCTGGCCGGCAACCTGACCCGCCAGGTCCGCGCGATCGCCGAGGTGACCAGCGCCGTGACCTCGGGCGACCTCACCAGGTCGATCACCGTCGACGCCTCCGGCGAGGTGGCCGAGCTCAAGGACAACATCAACTCCATGGTGAAGTCCCTGCGCGAGACCACCCTGGCCAACCAGGAGCAGGACTGGCTCAAGTCGAACCTGGCCCACATCTCCGGGCTCATGCAGGGACACCGCGACCTCGCCGTCGTGGCCGAGCTGGTGATGAACGAGCTGGCCCCGCTGGTCTCCGCCCAGTGCGGGACGTTCCTGCTCGCGGAGGAGACCCCGGACGGCGCGGAGCTGCGGGTGGTCGGCGGATACGGTCACCGGGAGACCGGCCGTCGTTACGCCTTCGGCGACTCGCTCGTGGGACAGGCTGCGCTCGTCAAGCGCCCCATCCTGGTGGAGGACATCGCCGCCGGTTATCTCACGATCTCCTCCAGCCTGGGGGCGGCCGGTCCGGTCAACCTCATCGTGCTGCCGATCATCGTCGAGGACCAGGTGCTCGGCGTGATCGAGCTGGCCAGCCTCAACAGGTTCACCCAGGTGCATCGGGCCTTCCTCGAACAGCTGGTGGGGACCATAGGCGTCAACGTCAACACGATCGTCGCCAACGCCCGCACCGACTCCCTGCTCGCCGAGTCGCAGCGGCTCGCGACCGAGCTCCAGGTCGGACAGGAGGAGCTGCAGCGCTCCAACGCCGAGCTGGAGGAGAAGGCGGAGCTGCTGGCCCGCCAGAACCGCGACATCGAGACGAAGAACAGCGAGATAGAGCAGGCCCGGCAGGAGCTGGAGGAGCGGGCCAAGCAGCTCGCGCTCGCCTCCAAATACAAGAGCGAGTTCCTGGCCAACATGAGCCACGAGCTGCGCACCCCGCTCAACTCGCTGCTGATCCTCGCCCAGCTGCTGGCCCAGAACCCGGCCCGCAACCTCACCGCCAAGCAGGTGGAGTACGCCAACGTCATCCACTCGGCCGGCACCGACCTGCTCCAGTTGATCAACGACATCCTCGACCTGTCCAAGATCGAGGCCGGCAAGATGAACATCAGCCTCGAATCCCTGCCCCTGCGGCAGCTCCTCGACTACGTCGAGGCGACCTTCCGCCCGCTGACCACGGAGAAGGGGCTGCGCTTCGACGTCAGCGTCGCGCCGGAGGTGCCCGAGGAGCTGCTCGTGGACGAGCAGCGGCTACGCCAGGTGCTGCGGAACCTGCTGTCCAACGCGGTGAAGTTCACCGAGACGGGCTCGGTCCGGCTCCGCATCGAACGGACCGACAAGGTGGACCTCCCGGGAGCCCCCGGGCAGGAGGTCCTCGCCTTCCATGTCGTGGACACCGGCATCGGCATCGCCAAGGAGAACCTCTCCCAGATCTTCGACGCCTTCCAGCAGGCCGACGGCACCACCAGCCGCAAATACGGCGGCACCGGGCTGGGCCTGTCCATCAGCCGTGAGATAGCCGCGCTGTTCAACGGCGAGCTCCAGGCGGTCAGCGCCCTGGGCGAGGGCAGCACCTTCAGCCTTTTCCTGCCGATCGCGGACGTCGCTCCGGCCGGCGCCGGCCCGGCCGTCAGGCAAGCCACGGGGCTCGCGCTGCAGCCGGTCGGCGCGGCGCCCGAGAGGTTCGGCGGGGACGGCCGCCGGCTGCTCGTCGTGGAGTCCCGGCTCAACGGCCTGCTCTCCCAGCTCGCCGAGAGCGTCGTCGCCGACCTGACCGGGACCCACGGGCCGGTCTGGGTCTCCACCGCCAACGACCCCGCGACCGCCCTGGAGATCCTGAACAGGGGCGGCCACCAGTGCGTCGTGCTCGACCTGGGCATGGGGCAGGACGGGGCGGCGGAGTTCCTCCGCGGGCTCGACGAGGACCCGGCCCTGCGCGGGCTCCCCGTGCTCGCCCATCACAGCCGTACGCTCACCCGGCCGCAGGAGAACCTGCTCAAGGGCCGCTCCAACACCCAGCCGCTGGAGCTCCTGCCCAGCCTCGACGAGCTGCGTGAGCGCATCACCCTGCACCTGTCGGCCCAGGAGCCGGGCCATGTCCTGCCGCTGGTCCAGCCCAGCCCCGACGAACGGCCGCGGGCGCTGGAGGAGGCGGACACCATGCTGATGAACCGCAAGGTGCTGGTCATCGACGACGACGTGCGCAACGTGTTCGCGCTGACCAACATCCTCGAACTCCACGGCATGCAGGTGCTCTACGCGGAGAACGGCCGCAAGGGCATCGAGACGCTGTCACGCAACGAGGACGTCGACCTTGTCCTGATGGACATCATGATGCCGGAGATGGATGGTTACGCCGCCACCGCCGCCATCCGCAAGATGCCGCGCTTCGCCCACCTGCCGATCATCGCGGTGACCGCCAAGGCCATGCAGGGCGACCGGGACAAGACCCTGGCCGCGGGGGCCAGCGACTACGTCACCAAGCCGGTCGACGCCCAGGAGCTGCTCTCCCGCATACAGCAGTGGATGGGACTGTGA
- a CDS encoding cupin domain-containing protein has product MPDILVPETADLARMVTAAGIFAVPTGEVRLSPDELDPAQIIAGSPQVSSAELWSSPDGSQSRGIWEITPGTVTDVERDEIFVVLSGRATVEVEGGAAVELVPGSVCLLAEGAKTTWIVHETLRKVYHCLS; this is encoded by the coding sequence ATGCCTGACATCCTCGTCCCCGAGACCGCCGACCTGGCCCGTATGGTCACCGCCGCCGGGATCTTCGCCGTCCCCACCGGCGAGGTACGGCTGTCGCCCGACGAGCTGGACCCCGCCCAGATCATCGCCGGCTCACCGCAGGTCTCCTCGGCCGAGCTGTGGTCCTCCCCCGACGGCTCCCAGAGCCGGGGAATCTGGGAGATCACCCCGGGCACGGTGACCGACGTCGAGCGCGACGAGATCTTCGTGGTCCTGTCCGGCCGGGCCACCGTGGAGGTGGAGGGCGGCGCCGCCGTCGAACTCGTCCCGGGATCGGTCTGCCTGCTCGCCGAGGGCGCCAAGACGACCTGGATCGTCCACGAGACCCTCCGCAAGGTCTATCACTGCCTGTCCTGA
- a CDS encoding TetR/AcrR family transcriptional regulator C-terminal domain-containing protein, with translation MKQHFTSVWTREPRTSRSPALSRDQIVRAAMELLDAEGLDALSMRRLGARLGSGATSIYWHVANKDELLELVMDEVFGKVPLPDPSVIGWRDTASVFAYGLRATLFAHPWAAALIGTRPALGPNAMELAAQLLRTFTLAGFKGLEQDYASSALMSYVLGATTPELTWRRITNTGEMSAEKVLATMRPLVQKASRNHPELAARHAEYYGTEIDVETTRLLSFDFGLMCFLDGLQARLGQAHPEHEAGRVETADPRKA, from the coding sequence GTGAAACAGCACTTCACCTCGGTCTGGACCCGCGAGCCCCGTACCTCCAGGAGTCCGGCGCTCAGCCGCGACCAGATCGTGCGCGCGGCCATGGAACTGCTCGACGCCGAAGGACTCGACGCGCTGAGCATGCGCCGTCTGGGCGCCAGGCTCGGCTCCGGCGCGACCAGCATCTACTGGCACGTGGCCAACAAGGACGAGCTGCTCGAACTCGTCATGGACGAGGTCTTCGGCAAGGTGCCGCTGCCCGATCCCAGCGTGATCGGCTGGCGGGACACGGCCTCGGTGTTCGCCTACGGCCTGCGCGCGACGCTCTTCGCGCATCCCTGGGCGGCCGCGCTGATCGGCACCAGACCGGCCCTCGGCCCCAACGCGATGGAGCTGGCGGCCCAGCTGCTGCGCACGTTCACGCTGGCCGGGTTCAAGGGTCTGGAGCAGGATTACGCCTCCTCCGCGCTCATGTCGTACGTGCTGGGCGCGACGACACCCGAGCTCACCTGGCGCAGGATCACCAACACGGGCGAGATGAGCGCCGAGAAGGTGCTGGCGACGATGAGGCCCCTGGTGCAGAAGGCGTCCCGCAACCATCCCGAGCTGGCCGCGCGCCACGCGGAGTACTACGGCACCGAGATCGACGTCGAGACCACCCGCCTGCTCAGCTTCGACTTCGGCCTGATGTGCTTCCTCGACGGCCTGCAGGCCCGCCTGGGGCAGGCCCACCCGGAGCACGAGGCCGGGAGGGTGGAGACGGCGGACCCCCGCAAGGCGTGA